TTGACACATCGGGAACGGGCCACTTGCCCCTTTGCGCACAGGTGGCTGCCTGACCTGCCTCGCCGCCCGGGATTTCGGGTCAGATTACGTGCTGCTAGATTCTTAGTCCTGCACTCCTGCGACGCCACGGACGACCCTTCTTCCTCGGTATGCAACCTCCATGATGGGCGTCTCCAGGACGCGACTCCGCGCCGTCTGCCGTGGTACTTAATTGGTAAAATAGTTATTTTAATTCTCAACTTTATTGCAAAGGTCAAATTCGTTATGTACTGTCAAATTGACTAATATAATCCCTCAACTTTCATTTCAGGATCATACCCGTCCTTATGCTGATGTTATACTCCATAATAACATGAAATAAATGCAAAAAAGTCCTTTTTACCCTTAGCTTATTTTTCTCCTCCTAAATTCCACTCTTTATGCGCCGCAATACAATGtgatgcatggataaataaaatTCTATATTTCAAATTTAAGACTTGTGATGTTCAGCTCCTAAATGCATTATATTGATGCTCGTGCCACTATATTGGTTTGCATAgctaaatattttttagtaaTAACAAACTGTTAAGGAATTTAGAAGGGGAAGGAGACTAGAGAAAAGAGGATTTTTTGCATAAATCTCGTGATGTTGTGGAGTATAATATAGCACAAGGATGAGTTTGACCTAAAAACAAAAGTTAAGTGACCATATTAGCCTATCTGAAAGTTGAGAGATGAACTTGACTCTCAGCTcaaagttgagggaccaaaaCACCTATTTTGCCTACTTTATTTGTGttacattttttttatatatgatCGCCGAATGAAGGGAAATATTGATATTAGAATTTAGAAATAATGACCATGTATGTTCCTTTCTCTTCCATTTTGTACCTTCGTATTTGTGAGTACTTTTATGGAGCATGCATAGGAGGGCAATAGCCCATGAGCACTGTTGTGTCCTTCCCTATAACTTAGTGTAGTGGCTCTTTAGTGCTAGAACAGGTCTTCATATAATTTACTGTTTTTATTTCCAGGTGATTTGAGTTTCGACATTGTTAGATCACACAATTTTCTTCCACAGCTCAATGTTACTAGTGAGTCCTTTTTCGAAACAAAATATTGGTGAAAGTTTTGCCTGCCGATCGAATATAAACACACTATAGGAAATTTTCCTATGCTCCACTATGTTAAAGGATTCAATAATATCCTAAAATCCCACAAAAGTAATGTAGAATGGTTCAAACAATAGTTTCTTTCTAAAAAATTCAAACATATAAACAAGTACATATTTTATCAAACTAAGGGTCTGTTTGCTTGGAGAGCCAGATGAGACGGAGCGGTTTCATCCTCCGTTTGATTCGCAGACAAGCGAGCGGAGGCATACCAGCTGGGGAATATTCCTTCAATACACGGGATGGACTCGCTCCGCGAAAAACACCGAACGAGTCCATCCCAGTTCAACGCCCTCTCTCCCGTCTAGTCTTTTCCTCTCTCGCTTCCTTCCggcgtcgtccttcttctcgCGATCCCCTGCTCTCCGGGACGATAGCCTGCTCGGAGCCAGGCCCCGCAATTGATGCATGCTCGGAGCGCAGGCGCGCTGGGCGGCGATGAGCCCAAGCTCCGGCTCCCGCAGGCGATGCAGCTTCGATTTGGCGGCAGCGCAACGAATCCGGCGACGGGATGACGATTCAGGCTACGACGAACCGATTTGGGATGCGGCCAATCGATTCATTAGCAGTAATCGACGAATCTGACGGCAGCGGCGTGACGAATCGGAAGATGGCGTGATGAATCAGGCGGCGGCACGAACCAAATCAAGTGATGGCAGACCCTCCCATCGACCACGTTGCTGTTGCTTGAGCACGAGCAGAGGCCTAGCTGCAGCGGTGGAGCAGCCCCTGTATGCTGCGGTGGGGTGGCGCAACTGGACGCCAAGcatgggcgcggcggcgggcagtgGGCTCAGGAAAGGAAAGGGAGGGGAAGGAAGACTAATCTATGATAGGTGGGCTCCACAAAACGGGAGTTAACGGAACAAGAGCAGGCTGATTCTCATCCATTCAACCAAATAAAAAATAGAGCGATTTCATCCCTCGAACCAAGAACCAAATATTGAGATGGAGTCATTCCATTTCTCTAATCTAGAATAAAACCGCTCCATTCTATCTCGTTCTCCAACCAAACACTACATAAGAGTAGCTGAGGCGATTATCTTAGGTTCCTCTGGCGTGGAACATATCTATTCACGTGGGTATTTACAGATAATGTACCACTCGCATCGAGGCACTGGTAATAATTTCATCAATATTAAGATCTGCCATAGATCCTCTATGTGTATGTAAACATCTACGTGCTAtattttgaaaagaaagaaaaggcttAGGCTTAGGCTACTTGTATCGGTCAGGTGGCTTGGTTTGTACGGATTGAAGCAACCAGTAAACCCACCAcccaaagaagaaaaaacacaaGCAGTTGTGAGGATCCGAACCCACAATCTCAGCTCTCGCGTGTAACTTCCTTTGCCATTTCACCTATGCATCACATGCAATTGTGTGCGAAAtacttttctttcaaataaactaTGGATgcctatttagtaccgggccaaaacgCTAACTGGTACTAAATGTTATCCTTCTTATAAATGGCTCCGACTTCTTCGTCTACGAGGCCAACGGTGGCCCCAACGAGGTGCCATCGCTACGGCCGATCGAGATCCCTGGCCCATGCCTAGCTCATCGCTACACTATTACCCTCCTCGGCCACCGCGACACCCCCCTCTTCCCTCACACGGGGAGGACGACTTGGGTATTTCCAGATCACGATGGGCATGGTTGCTCCACGGAGCGATCCGTAATCGCTCCGTCCGACTCATTTGCTAGGTGGTGGAGCACCGGTCGCTCCATTTGGTTCTTTTCCTGCCCCGCGGTGCACCTATGGTTATCGTGGTTCGACCCACGTACAGCCCTGCCTCTCCGCCTCTACCTGCCTTTAGTTAACGTGTACGTACAGACTCTAGACCCTTTACTTGCTTTACAGGCACAAGTAAATTGATAACTACTGACGATACGTGGCATTTCCCTAGCTACGCTGGAGTTCCATGCATTACCAAAGCCATCGTAAAGCATTCAGGATGATGCAAGCCATATATGCCATATATTTTCACAGCCAGTGCTTACCATGTAGGGTGCCATATACAGAAAAAATATTCAATAGCACCATCCATATAGATTTTCATTACAGAAAAAATATTCAGATAATATCTTCATAAAAGCATTCAGTTTTGGAAGCAACTGAAGTGACTGACAAAAAATTGCCCCACGAGTGAACATTCAGCATTCAGCAAATTGCCCCACGAGTGAACATTCAACATTCAGCTTTGGTCATTCAGTGATACAGGAACATTCAGCTATGCTGCTTCCTTCATGATATGCCAGACTCCAGGATATGCCAAACTCCAGTTTTCACCTTTCTGGACCACAGTACAATTTAGATTAGTGATGCTACCCCTTGTCTATTGACTTAAACTACCTATGAGAGTATCTGCTACTGTACATTttcaagaagaaaacacgaagatCTGAACAGAAACTGAATCATTGCAGACTTTTGTGGACACAACACAACACTTTGTTTCCTATATGTAGTAGTCATCTACAACCTAAATGCTAATAATACTAATTAAGCTCATCAAAAGGTCCTATATGTTGGACTGAACCTAATTGCAGTTTCAGAAAGCCGAGGATGGATTTCAACACACATACCGAAACTTCATTCATGTTGATCAAGTTGCTCAATGAAATCATGGATACTTTCCATCCGAAATATTGATGAACCTACATAgaaatatttattttgaggaTATTTTCATGAAGACTTAAGGCATCATAATTGCAAATAGAGTATATAAAGATCTTACTAGAAGCTCGAATCCAATCTTGACAGCACACTAGTGCTTCAACCGTTTCAGGAGCTAATCGACTTCTGTCATCAgatatcactctctttccaatgCTGAATGCTGATTCTGATGCGACCGATGAAGCAGGCACCACTAGAATATCTCTAGCCATACGGGACAGAATTGGATACTCAAGAGAGTTGCTCCTCCACCAAGCAAGAACATCAAAATGGCCACTATGAGGAATGGTAGGCTTAGCTAAATATGCATCAAGCTCAGAAGGCAGCTCACTTGTTGAGGTAGCATTAAGGCTCATGTGGATGTCCCAATCTGCATATCTTCCACTTGTGCTTGTGATCAGCTGAACATCTGCAACTTGTTGTGTTGCCTCTTCACTACCAACAGTCAGTTGTGAGTACTCCTTAAACAGGTCCTTCAATAGCTCCTTCACTGTAGCATTTTTAGAATCTGCATTGTTACCAAATGCTTTTCTCAAACGGAATTCTATGTACCCAAACTTAAACCTTGGATAAAAAATAACAGGAAACGAGATCTGCAACCATGTCAACTTCCAGTATCTATTGAACTTTCTCCGCATATACTCAATTGTCATAGTAAGGTCAGAGTTCTCCTCAATAGCTCTATTCTCCAAGGCCATCTTAACTTCCCATATCTCATCAAAATGTAGATTTGCAGTTGGGTAAAGTGATCCCGAGACAACATTTGTGGCATCAAAGAAAGTTCTCAACAATTCACGCATCAACCGTGCCTTTTCCCATTCTTCAACCGTGGGTGCATATGGGTACTCTAAATCTTGTTGGCTGAGAGACTCAAAGTCTCTTTTAAACTCATAACAAGTATCCAGCATAAGATATGTCGAATTCCAACGTGTACTTGTATCAATTTTGGGGCGCTTTCCATATGATATGCCTAACTGCTGAATTATCTCTTCAAATTTCTGCATCCTTGACTGAGAACCATGGATGTACTTGACACTTTCCCATATCTTTTGCACAACTGGATCAATAACTTCAAACCCCGCTGTGCATATCAGGTTTATCACATGGGCAGCACATCGTTGATGCAACAACTTTCCTGTACCATACAGCAAGTGCTTCTCTAGTAGGTTTTTCCTCAAGAGCTTGACCATAGCATTGTTATTGCTGGCATTATCCAATGTTATTGCAAATATCTTATCTTCGATGTTCCATTCTTGGATGGCCTTGAGAATAACATTGAACAAAGCAACACCTGTATGCGGTGTCTTCACGACAGAGAACTTCATTATCCTCTTATGCATTTTCCAGTCGGCATCAAGAAAGTGGCATGTTATGCACATGTATCCCAATGTTTGATTTGATGTCCACATGTCCATGGTCAATGAAACTCGACTGTTGGCAGTTCTTAAAGCCTCTTGAAGAGCTTGTTTTTGCTCTTTAAATACCTTCATAGTATCCGCCGTGATTGTCCTTCTTGATGTCATCTTGAAAGCAGGATTTAAGCTGGACACAAATCTTCTAAATCCATCATATTCGACGACTGAGAATAGCATTCCGTGAAGTGAAATCATTCTGTCCAACTCTCTTCTCGAGACATCCTGACTAAACCTCCATTCCTTTAAAGCTACACCTTCAGGAGACATTACAATAGACTTAAGCTGATTTTCAATATTCATCACACTTTGTCTCACTTTGCATCTCTTCGAGTGATTTCCCATAGCACTTGTTCCTGACCCTCTCTTAGCACTGATCTCAACATTGCAATGGATACATTGACCTTTGGTAATAATACCCCCAACACGAACTTTGGAGAATTCAGTCCAAACCTTAGATCTAAATTGCCTGTTCTCCTCTCCATATAAGAATACATCTACCATCTCCTCAACACCACCATTTTCAGCAGGttcatcctcatcctcttcctcaCCTCTCCAGCTTTCGCCTAGATCCCCACCCTCGTACCCCCAATGATAACCACCACTGTCAGTATTGCTGTGATCATTAGTAGTTGGACGTGCCTCGGCGCCCCCTCCTTCGCTGTCGAGATCCGCCTCTCTAGCGTGGCCTTGTTCCGCTCTTTCATCTTCAGGCATGCTAATTGGACGAGGCGTTCTCTTTCTCTTCGATCCAGGCATGCTGAAATCAATGGCAAACAATGGTATATTAGAATCAAGATAAATGTATTTCTAATCTGCatttattttgaaacaaaagTTATCACCCGGATAGGAACTGCGACATCGTGGGTGTCGAAGTGACATCGGGGTGTTGGATATCAGGTGGTAGAGTCTCGTCCCCAGAGGTAGGGCATTGCTCCTGCCCCGCTTTAGTCctgctttgctttagtcttgCCTGCTCTGTAACCGGTGCCTCTATAGATATATGAAACTGCAGAGGCATACTTTGGTCATGAGCACGTAGCAGACATAACAGACAAAAAGAAATATTTGGGTCTGTATGGTTAGTACATATAGGGTCAAGCTGATATTTTGCACATGCTAAaataaattatagacaaacaTCTGCTATGTCCGCTAACCATCAGCTATGTGcagacaacatgatatttgtGCACATGCTAAAATAAATTCCACATAGCAATACAGGTCAATCCATCTAGGGTCAAGCTGATGGATTTTAATCCGTGGGGTGGTTCCAAATAACTAGAAAGCTGAGACCATCTAGGTCTGAGAAAGACGGGAAGTGAGGATGGTACCTTGGGAGGAGGGAGAGTAGCCGATGGCACCGGCGGGACGGCCTTCTTCTTGGATGGCGTCGGCGAGGCGGCCTTCTTCTTGGTTGCTGTTGCGAATGGTGCCGGCGAGTGAGAGCTGCGGACGTCGAGGGTAGGACCATGTTGTCGCGGGTGGTCTGGAGCAGAGGAAGTTGCGGAGGGGGATGGGCTGGGCGGacgtgcagccgccgccgttgtGGATGGCGCCGGCAAGCGGGAGCTGCCCCTGTCCATGGCCGCCGTTGCGGAGGGGAGGCCGCCGTTGCTGAAGCTTCGACAATCAGACGGACGGACGATGTCGTGCGGTGGCTCAGatggcgccaccgccgtcgccgccgccgccgcccccagacCGACGGGAGACAGGGACTGGATCGAACCACTCGATCCAAAGGGTCGACTGACTCCGAACCACGGACCCTGCCGGACCTAATGGATCAAAAATGGAGCCCATATGGATCGTTTTTTTGGGCCGGTTCAAAGAACCTTTGGGCCGAACCGAACCATGCCCATCGTGATTTCCAGACTTGTTGGATCATTTAGATGTGTGTTTGTAACTCGAGAAATGGAAAATGAGGCCCACTATTACATGCATATAAGTATATTTGATCTTTTGTGAAAATAGTAGGGTATTCCCAGGAATACCCATACTTGGATGGTGAAGTCATCCGCTTCCGCCCACGAGTCGACGACGCCGGACACTACTACCTCGCCGCCCTCAGCATAGATTGCTGCGGCAGCGAGTCTACGCACTTCTCATTCTGGCTGTTCGACTCCAAGGGTGAAGAATGGAGCAGACTAGCTTTTGCTCTGGACGGTGATCTTCCCTCTCATATTACGACCAGGGCTATCGCACTTGGACAAGATGGTTTGATGGGCTTTGTTGACCCGTTGCGGGGGATCGTCATCTGCCATGTGCTTCACCATGAAACCCCCGGCTACCTGCCTTTGCCCCCGGAAGCCATCAGACGTGACGACCAATGAAGCGACCGTACCCCATCCTTTTCCGGGACATCGCAGTTGTTGGGGGTCGGCTCACTCTAGTCGAACTGCGCAGTATCGTCCAGCCAGGCAGTAACTGGAGTTCCCGCTGGACTTGGGAGGTCGCCACATGGAGCTGGAGCAGGAAGGTGACTCCTGGTTGGGAGCAAGATTGGCGACCGGACTACAAAGTCCAGTCTGGTGATATCTCAGTTGACATGGACACTGACGATGTCACCTTGCTGCCTAAGGTGAAGGCCAAGGAAGGTGTGCTGAGGCCAACCTTGGAGAGGCTTTACACAGCTCTCCATCTACTCAGCTTGAGCAACGAAGGTGTTGTTTACATCAGGGGTAAGGTTGGACGTCGAGAAGAGAAGGCATTGGTGCTGTCCATTAACATGATGAGGCGGAAGCTAGAAGGAGTTGCCATGTTTGATGCTGAAAGAATGGTTGGAGTTACTTTTAGCTATACTTGTACGCAATCTAGGATCCCTGAATATCTCAACCCAGGTGATCACCTATTCTTTTCACCTGCATATGGTTACTTCTAAAATTTAAGTTTACATGACAAACCCCTAGATGAATTTGATAGGTAGCAGTATAAACTTCTATGTAGTTAATTAATGAGGATATGTTTCTCTTCATCATGTGGTAGTTTAGGTATGGGCTTATCTTGTTTCCTGCCATTAATTTGTTCTGGCAAGGAACTAAGATTAGATTTATAAAGTTGGCTAGCCAGGCATCATTGAAAATACTTCTTTTCTATATAGGTTTCCTTATCAGTTATCACTAATATATTGTCAATTGCTGATTGTTCCTCTACATACATGCTTCTTGCTAAATACAGTACATGCGCTGCTGCCTAGTAGCGGGCAATAGTTTGACACAGATATGCCGTGGTGTGACAGGTGTGCTGGAGTTACTTTGCACTGACACGTTAGCCACTTTCCCGATGCAGGGTTAAAGCGAAAGCAGAAACGACCTGGCATGTTCAATATGGGATACCCTCAAAAGCTGCCTCATAGAATCGATGAGGAGTATCATGCCTTTTATGCACAAATGCAACTATCAGGTGGTGCTCAACAGCAACAGGATACCGGAGCAAGCTAGATTTGGATGAAACATCAGCTGGACTTCAGGATGAAACTATGGATTTGGATGAGTGAATTTGTTCGCACTCAAAATTGACGAAGCTAGATCAGGCTGAAGCAGCCGGTCAGACAAGTCCCCGGTCTGGGTGCTGTAGTCGGTTTGGCAAGAGCTCGCCGATGTGAGCGGTGGActcaaccggtccgaccggtcaatTCCGAATCTGAGTAGAGTTTAGAAGTCCTAATAGATTTAGGCTTGTAAAGGACTTTCTTGGGAGGCAAGACCTTCGCACCacataaatataaagggttgcAGCTGATAGAGGCTTATCACCCAATCCATCAAACATTTTACCTCATTTTTATCTTCAAACCTTACCTTTTCCaactcttttctttctttttcgtcTCTACGACGGTTAAtgatgttctgagtggcctgccgatctcaaAACAACCCTAGGATCGCCATCTCTAACGGAGTCCCTCCTAGAATGGTGGACGTAGGTTTTTCGTAGCGCCCCTACaatgaccagtctgaccggcccctctgaccgatctgaccggctGGAGGTAGGAGCTCCAACGAGGCGAGTTTTCTACAACCGCGCGATCTAGTGTGTTGATCATAAAAACGTCAACAGTTCTATTAAAAAGGGATGTTTTATGACGtgttatgtttttttttgtgaagcCTTAGACCAAATGGCATTGATCTGCGTCTAGTGTTGAAGTTGTATATCAATAGATGTGGCTAGTTTTGTATTAAGAAGTGTCAGTGTCATGCCATGATATAAATTATCCTTTATATGTACAGATTTGCTCCTTCTCAAATGCTTGAGATTTGAGTTTCTCTCGATCACTTTTCAACCTCTTCTTCCCCAActccggcaatggcgccagcgagctttagggttagggttccggGGTtagggttggggggggggggggttagggTTACCTGTGATCTCCAGCCCTAGAGGAGGATTCGGGGCGGCTCGCcgaccggcggtggtggcggtcgagatggcggcggagcggaggcggTGTGGGCGCCACCGGAGCCGGGCGGCGGGGGACCCCCGGTTTTGGCGTtggaggcggcgggggcggcgaaggCCACCGGAGCCGGGGGCGGTATGAACGACGGGGGAGCtcgagagagggagaaagaagaagaaaggaaaggtcCGGGCGGTTTGGCAGCGGCAGTGCAGGCTGCCGGAGCCCGGGAGAGGTGGGAGTGGTGGGGGAGCTATGTGGAGGAGGCGGTGCGGTGTTGTGGGAGGCAGGAGACGAGGCAGCGTCGAGGGCATGCGTCGAGAGGAAGGAGATAAGATGAGAGAGGGTGTAGGGAAGAGGAAAATGAATCTCAGCTGTTGATGTGCAATCCGACGGCTAAAAAAAGTGATTGACAGATGGGTAAATCTCAATCATTTGAGGTGGAGACAGGCTCATGTATGTAAGACTACAATGGTATTGGTTGGATTTGCCTCTAGCTAGATATACTAATGTTGCTGGGATCGGCGAGCTCCTAGGGGTGGTGCTACTGTTCACAGACACTGACGTGTGGGCTTTGTGGCCAATATGTAGGTCAACACAATTTCCTCCTAAAACTAGCATTCCATATTTTTCACGTGGGCGCAGGCCGTGCAGATTGCAGAAGCATCTTCGATTTCATTACCGTTTGCATTTGCATTTACGAACGAAACACTGTCTAATTAAGAGTGAACCAGAACAAACCTCACCAAGGGTGACACTAAAATCACGCAACAGCATAGCACATAAGTATATCATAAAACGGCACACTGTTTTTTTATGGACCTCTAAAAGGTAGAGACTTAACAGGAAGCTGACACCAGACAAAATGTCTTGCAGATCCTATACACACACCATGATCCAAGAAAACAGATACTTCCTACAAATTTACAGCGGTGCTGATGGCTCCCAGTCGTGCAGGTATTAGCTAGCTCATCCTGAATCAAAGTAGCCAATGTAAcaatttcttaaaaatccaATGCGTATACTCAGTGCTGAAAATAAGCTGAGGTATGTTGAAAGGGAAGTCCTAGACAGCTTCAGTCTTGGAAAACTTGCATAGAAGATACCAACCCTTACAGCATTCTAATTGCTGGGGCCATTGTCTTGTTGCTTCCCCACTTCTTTTTCACTGGTCTGCTCATCCTCTTCCTCTTTAGTCTGTGTGCAAAACAATAGAGGTAATGAATTTGGGGAGGTTGATGGAGAACACGGAGTGAGGGAACAACATGTTGTTAGGATGAGAATGAACTGACTATCACGGTAGCACCCTCAGGTACGACCTTCCATACCTCTTGTTCAGTCTCTCCAGCTGCTACTTGCTGCATCTGCTCCTCATCAATTTGACAATTTTTAAGGCACTCAAGTTAATAACTCCCCAATCCTTTGATTGCACTCCCCCCAACTCTATAAGaaaagtaaaataaataaacaagagtGTCAGGACTCAGGAGTGACATATATTGTTTAATTTAAGAGCAGATTGTTTTCTTAGTAGAAAAGGAAATAAGTGGTAGTCACAAATGAGAACCACAAGGAATCATCGAAGCCTGCAATTCTAAGAGAACCTACCCTTAAGAAATGTTCACATTCATCCTCATCCCACCATTGCTTGAAGCTAACGGAAGAATTGGGAAGTGTCTCAATAGTATTAATGACGCTTGCGACACATCTGGCGGTGCAATTATCCTCACCTTCCACCAGATCGTGGCTAACGTAATTGTTGGAAAGTGTGACCTCAAACTTGCTGAGAGACGAGAGGTGATGGATGCCCAAATTCGAAGCACCATTCAGGCACTCCTCCTTATGCACAGAGAACTCAAGATTGACGTGCTCAACCATTGGCATTGATCCCACTTCAAACTCCAGGGAGGTCCCACAAGCATAGATGCATATGGAGAAGTATTTCAGACATCTGAATCCATTGCTTGGATGAATGACGATGCTTCCATCAGTGCCTCCGTCAGTGCTTAGTTTGAGAAAATGCAAGCTGGGTATTGCTCCAAGGGTCTCAATATCTTCTGGGCCCACCTTGATGATCACCAATTCTAACACCTTAAGATTTTCAAGAAAGCCCATCCAATTTGGCACCTTATAGATGGCCCATCTCTTGAAGCAGAGCTTCCGTAGGCTACATGGAGAAGGAGGGTGCCGTTTATCCAACGACAGTGGGTACCCACCTGGAAAGTTCATGATATATAGATTATGAAGGTTGCATGAAGATAGTAAAGCTTCCAGATATATGTAAATTTCCACAATTTGGATCATTCCTTCCAAGCCATCTGGAATAGTCAAATTGCATCTAATTTCTAATGTCCTCAGCTTTGTTAGTTTACTGAATTCTTGCAGCGACTTCTGTTGTTCGTATGATTGGACTCCATATGCCCTCCGTTCTTCTAAGTTAAGCATCTGTCCAATCATTCCATCAGGAAAAGTAACATCCCAATCAACATATAGATGCGCCAGTCGTTGGAGCTTTGCGATACCTGGGGGCAGTTCTTTAATTCGGGTGTAGCGTACATCCAGTGTTTGAAGATGTTGCAGTTCTCCAATTTTCCCAGGGAGCTCTGTTATTGAACATGAACTTACACGCAAGTACTTCAGATGAAGTAACTTTTCAATACTTGAAAGATGAAGGTCACTCATGTCACTGCAATCTCCAAGGTCCAACAAGCGAACCA
The nucleotide sequence above comes from Panicum virgatum strain AP13 chromosome 3K, P.virgatum_v5, whole genome shotgun sequence. Encoded proteins:
- the LOC120701047 gene encoding zinc finger BED domain-containing protein RICESLEEPER 2-like, encoding MPLQFHISIEAPVTEQARLKQSRTKAGQEQCPTSGDETLPPDIQHPDVTSTPTMSQFLSGMPGSKRKRTPRPISMPEDERAEQGHAREADLDSEGGGAEARPTTNDHSNTDSGGYHWGYEGGDLGESWRGEEEDEDEPAENGGVEEMVDVFLYGEENRQFRSKVWTEFSKVRVGGIITKGQCIHCNVEISAKRGSGTSAMGNHSKRCKVRQSVMNIENQLKSIVMSPEGVALKEWRFSQDVSRRELDRMISLHGMLFSVVEYDGFRRFVSSLNPAFKMTSRRTITADTMKVFKEQKQALQEALRTANSRVSLTMDMWTSNQTLGYMCITCHFLDADWKMHKRIMKFSVVKTPHTGVALFNVILKAIQEWNIEDKIFAITLDNASNNNAMVKLLRKNLLEKHLLYGTGKLLHQRCAAHVINLICTAGFEVIDPVVQKIWESVKYIHGSQSRMQKFEEIIQQLGISYGKRPKIDTSTRWNSTYLMLDTCYEFKRDFESLSQQDLEYPYAPTVEEWEKARLMRELLRTFFDATNVVSGSLYPTANLHFDEIWEVKMALENRAIEENSDLTMTIDEGAIEGPV